Proteins from one Myxococcales bacterium genomic window:
- a CDS encoding right-handed parallel beta-helix repeat-containing protein yields MTTHKLASLVLVLAFSALGCADDAGGGGGGTGGSGGSGGSGGGGNLSCPGGEDVTGCTAVLSPGSDDAANLQTAFIEAKSGDTVCLCKGTYSLTKEVSLAVPQITVKGLGANIDDVVIDFAGQTQGDDGVTVTSDGFTVENLGIKNSPGNGIVVTGAEDVTFRKLKVWWDAGSVTSNGAYAIYPVKSTRVIIEDSEIIGAADAGAYVGQCNQAIVRRNKVHGNVAGIEIENTTDAEVYDNEAWDNSSGILIFTLPNLEKKDGARAKVHDNKVHDNNRDNFAESGTIVSNVPAGTGVLLMGSDETELANNVIENNKSVGILIVSLTTLDLVLQSKPDPATDPDPEKTYIFGNTFKNNGTDPQTILAQFNIKPLEDVVWDGVRKTTVTDGTLCLGDGAPPSYRNIHAPAGLVNPGAHTTDATPHQCKLPELPTLSW; encoded by the coding sequence ATGACGACGCACAAGTTGGCTTCTCTGGTTCTCGTGCTGGCCTTTTCCGCGCTCGGTTGCGCCGACGACGCGGGGGGCGGCGGAGGCGGAACCGGCGGCAGCGGCGGCAGCGGCGGCAGCGGGGGCGGCGGCAACCTGAGCTGTCCGGGCGGCGAGGACGTCACCGGCTGCACTGCGGTGCTCTCCCCCGGCAGTGACGACGCGGCCAACCTTCAGACTGCGTTCATCGAGGCCAAGAGCGGCGACACGGTGTGTTTGTGCAAGGGCACCTACAGCCTGACCAAGGAAGTGTCCCTGGCGGTCCCGCAGATCACCGTCAAGGGGCTGGGGGCGAACATCGACGACGTCGTGATCGACTTCGCCGGACAGACCCAGGGCGACGATGGCGTCACCGTGACCAGCGACGGTTTCACCGTCGAAAACCTCGGCATCAAGAACTCGCCCGGCAACGGCATCGTCGTCACCGGAGCCGAGGACGTCACGTTCCGGAAGCTCAAGGTCTGGTGGGATGCGGGTTCGGTGACCAGCAACGGCGCGTACGCCATCTATCCGGTCAAGAGCACCCGCGTGATCATCGAGGACTCGGAGATCATCGGCGCCGCCGACGCCGGCGCCTACGTCGGCCAGTGCAACCAGGCCATCGTGCGGCGCAACAAGGTGCACGGCAACGTCGCTGGCATCGAGATCGAGAACACCACCGACGCCGAGGTCTACGACAACGAGGCCTGGGACAACAGCTCCGGCATCCTAATCTTCACGCTTCCGAACCTGGAGAAGAAGGACGGCGCGCGGGCGAAGGTCCACGACAACAAGGTGCACGACAACAACCGCGACAACTTTGCCGAGTCCGGCACCATCGTCAGCAACGTGCCGGCGGGCACGGGGGTGCTGCTCATGGGGTCCGACGAGACCGAGCTCGCGAACAACGTCATCGAGAACAACAAGAGCGTCGGCATCCTGATCGTCAGCTTGACCACCCTCGACCTGGTACTGCAGTCCAAGCCCGATCCCGCCACCGATCCCGATCCCGAAAAGACCTACATCTTCGGCAACACCTTCAAGAACAACGGCACCGATCCCCAGACGATCTTGGCGCAGTTCAACATCAAGCCGCTCGAAGACGTGGTGTGGGACGGCGTGCGAAAGACCACCGTGACGGACGGGACGCTGTGTCTGGGGGACGGCGCGCCGCCGTCGTACCGGAACATCCATGCGCCCGCGGGGCTCGTGAACCCGGGGGCACACACCACCGACGCCACGCCCCATCAGTGCAAGCTGCCCGAGCTGCCGACGCTGTCATGGTAG